From Micromonospora echinospora, one genomic window encodes:
- a CDS encoding class F sortase: protein MSRWSDAGTRAGGRHGRPWRAAGAAAVALTGVLGVGLLGVGLTGSEPARPPQPIVGAGTLPATAYPDVTGIDPDVDVAPESDDSGETVGMARSEPTTITIPRIGVDASIMSLGVEADGTVQVPPLQQAQLAGWYRLGAAPGEVGNAVIVGHVDSSYIGPAVFYDLGALLPGDTINVARQDGSTATFRVDAVRSYPKTEFPTELVYGPNDRAALRVVTCGGKFDEKARDYLDNVIVFATLVI from the coding sequence ATGAGTCGCTGGTCTGACGCGGGGACACGTGCCGGCGGCCGTCACGGGAGACCGTGGCGCGCCGCCGGCGCGGCCGCGGTGGCGCTGACCGGCGTCCTCGGTGTCGGGCTGCTCGGCGTGGGGCTCACCGGGTCGGAACCGGCCCGGCCACCGCAGCCGATCGTCGGGGCCGGCACCCTGCCGGCGACGGCGTACCCGGACGTCACCGGGATCGACCCCGACGTGGACGTCGCGCCGGAGTCCGACGACTCGGGCGAGACGGTCGGGATGGCCCGTTCCGAGCCGACCACCATCACCATTCCCCGGATCGGCGTGGACGCCTCGATCATGTCGCTGGGCGTGGAGGCGGACGGGACCGTCCAGGTGCCTCCGTTGCAGCAGGCCCAGCTCGCCGGCTGGTACCGGCTCGGCGCCGCCCCCGGCGAGGTCGGCAACGCGGTGATCGTCGGGCACGTCGACTCCAGTTACATCGGACCCGCCGTCTTCTACGACCTCGGCGCGCTGCTGCCCGGCGACACCATCAACGTCGCGCGGCAGGACGGCAGCACCGCCACGTTCCGGGTCGACGCGGTGCGGTCGTACCCGAAGACGGAGTTCCCCACGGAGCTGGTCTACGGTCCGAACGACCGGGCCGCGCTACGGGTGGTCACCTGCGGTGGGAAGTTCGACGAGAAGGCCCGTGACTACCTGGACAACGTGATCGTCTTCGCCACCCTGGTGATCTGA
- a CDS encoding glycoside hydrolase family 6 protein, with amino-acid sequence MNLWRSLSARRRALALTGASALVAGGLVTIPVTVAHAATQCDVSYTSSDWQGGFTASITIKNLGDPLTGWTLGFAFPDANQRVQQGWSARWSQSGRNVTAQSESYNGALATGASTSVGFNGSWSGSNPKPTSFTINGTACNGGTPPTTPPPTTPPPTTPPPTTPPPTTPPPGGPKVDNPYAGVKGYVNPEWKAKAEREPGGNRISNNPTAVWLDRIAAIEGTDDSSSNGSMGVRDHLDTALAQGAGYIQFVIYNLPGRDCAALASNGELKADELPKYKAQYIDPIAAIQADPKYAGLRIINIIEIDSLPNLVTNTSGNPGGTAACDVVKANGAYVQGVGYALAKLGALGNVYNYIDAAHHGWIGWDSNFTPTANQLKEAAVASGSTVNNVHGFIVNTANYSALKEPYVKITDTVNGQSVRQSKWIDWNQYTDELTFAQAFRNELVRVGFNSGIGMLIDTSRNGWGGAARPTGPGATTNVDTYVNGGRMDRRIHAGNWCNQAGAGLGERPTVAPEPGIDAYVWVKPPGESDGSSKYIPNDEGKGFDRMCDPTYTGNARNGNNMSGALDNAPISGAWFSAQFQELMRNAYPPLS; translated from the coding sequence ATGAATCTGTGGAGAAGTCTGTCCGCCAGGCGGCGGGCACTCGCGCTGACCGGCGCGAGCGCCCTGGTCGCCGGCGGCCTGGTGACCATCCCGGTCACCGTGGCGCACGCCGCGACCCAGTGCGACGTCAGCTACACGTCCAGCGACTGGCAGGGCGGGTTCACCGCCTCCATCACCATCAAGAACCTCGGCGACCCGCTGACCGGCTGGACGCTCGGCTTCGCCTTCCCGGACGCCAACCAGCGGGTGCAGCAGGGCTGGTCGGCACGCTGGTCGCAGTCGGGCCGGAACGTCACCGCGCAGAGCGAGTCCTACAACGGCGCGCTCGCCACCGGCGCCAGCACGAGCGTCGGGTTCAACGGCTCCTGGAGCGGCAGCAACCCGAAGCCGACGTCGTTCACCATCAACGGCACGGCCTGCAACGGCGGGACGCCGCCCACCACGCCGCCCCCCACCACCCCGCCGCCGACCACGCCGCCCCCCACGACGCCGCCGCCCACCACGCCGCCGCCCGGTGGCCCCAAGGTGGACAACCCGTACGCCGGGGTGAAGGGCTACGTCAACCCGGAGTGGAAGGCGAAGGCGGAGCGGGAGCCGGGCGGTAACCGGATCTCCAACAACCCGACCGCCGTCTGGCTGGACCGGATCGCCGCCATCGAGGGCACCGACGACAGCAGCTCGAACGGTTCGATGGGCGTACGGGACCACCTGGACACTGCTCTCGCCCAGGGCGCGGGCTACATCCAGTTCGTCATCTACAACCTGCCCGGCCGCGACTGCGCCGCGCTCGCGTCCAACGGCGAGCTGAAGGCGGACGAACTGCCGAAGTACAAGGCGCAGTACATCGACCCGATCGCGGCGATCCAGGCCGACCCGAAGTACGCGGGTCTGCGGATCATCAACATCATCGAGATCGACTCGCTGCCCAACCTGGTGACCAACACCTCGGGCAACCCGGGTGGCACCGCGGCCTGTGACGTCGTGAAGGCGAACGGCGCGTACGTCCAGGGTGTCGGCTACGCCCTGGCCAAGCTGGGCGCGCTCGGCAACGTCTACAACTACATCGACGCCGCTCACCACGGCTGGATCGGCTGGGACAGCAACTTCACCCCGACCGCCAACCAGCTCAAGGAGGCCGCCGTCGCCTCCGGCAGCACGGTGAACAACGTGCACGGCTTCATCGTGAACACGGCGAACTACTCCGCGCTCAAGGAGCCGTACGTCAAGATCACTGACACGGTGAACGGTCAGTCCGTGCGCCAGTCCAAGTGGATCGACTGGAACCAGTACACCGACGAGCTCACCTTCGCCCAGGCGTTCCGCAACGAGCTGGTCCGGGTCGGCTTCAACTCCGGCATCGGCATGCTGATCGACACCTCCCGCAACGGTTGGGGCGGCGCCGCCCGGCCCACCGGCCCGGGTGCGACGACCAACGTGGACACCTACGTCAACGGTGGCCGCATGGACCGCCGGATCCACGCCGGCAACTGGTGCAACCAGGCCGGTGCGGGCCTCGGCGAGCGGCCGACGGTCGCCCCCGAGCCGGGCATCGACGCCTACGTCTGGGTGAAGCCTCCGGGCGAGTCGGACGGCTCCAGCAAGTACATCCCGAACGACGAGGGCAAGGGCTTCGACCGGATGTGCGACCCGACCTACACCGGTAACGCCCGCAACGGCAACAACATGAGCGGCGCCCTGGACAACGCGCCGATCTCCGGTGCCTGGTTCTCCGCCCAGTTCCAGGAGCTCATGCGCAACGCGTACCCGCCGCTGTCCTGA
- a CDS encoding response regulator transcription factor codes for MSAPIQVVVVDDHPVFRLGMTALLSTLDGIECVGEAADVATALQVVTRVRPSVVLMDLHFGQGSGVEATRVLTRDHPDVGVLVVTMLSDDASLVAAMRAGARGYLLKGASAADVERSIRAVASGDLVLGAAVAGRAALLFRAGSDRPEPFPQLTDREREILGLLARGLPNAGIAQRLGLSPKTVRNNVSAILVKLQVNSRAEAITAARDEGLGDPSSDGRRGANQH; via the coding sequence GTGAGCGCACCGATCCAGGTCGTCGTGGTGGACGACCACCCTGTCTTCCGGCTCGGCATGACGGCGTTGCTGTCCACGCTCGACGGCATCGAGTGCGTGGGCGAGGCCGCCGACGTGGCGACCGCGTTGCAGGTCGTCACGCGCGTACGGCCCTCGGTCGTGCTGATGGACCTGCACTTCGGGCAGGGCTCCGGCGTCGAGGCGACCCGGGTGCTCACCCGCGACCACCCCGACGTCGGCGTGCTGGTCGTGACCATGCTCTCCGACGACGCGTCGCTGGTCGCGGCGATGCGCGCCGGGGCCCGTGGCTACCTGCTCAAGGGCGCCAGCGCCGCCGACGTGGAGCGCAGTATCCGGGCGGTGGCCAGCGGCGACCTGGTCCTCGGGGCCGCCGTCGCGGGTCGGGCCGCGCTGCTGTTCCGCGCCGGTTCCGACCGCCCGGAGCCGTTCCCGCAGCTCACCGATCGGGAACGGGAGATCCTCGGGCTGCTGGCCCGGGGCCTGCCCAACGCCGGGATCGCGCAGCGGCTCGGGCTGAGTCCCAAGACGGTGCGGAACAACGTCTCCGCCATCCTGGTGAAGCTCCAGGTGAACAGCCGCGCCGAGGCGATCACCGCGGCCCGGGACGAGGGACTGGGCGACCCCTCGTCCGACGGTCGGCGTGGGGCAAACCAGCACTAA
- a CDS encoding sensor histidine kinase produces the protein MSTPRPPDRIAAWVVLAVTTGCTTAAIVMWCVALPAFTDTQLYSLVDLMDGIVYGGVAWLVLSRRRTGGRLAGWIVAAAGVGGSLSAFAAQWDLLADGPYWLLSAHHWAWVPGLYALVVVMPWLLPERTPTRVERVAVAVGLGYVALMWVLVLTAPPPRGLVPLGPTATAVRAALAGSVGYALVLLGLLAAAACAWRWRHGPRQQRHGMGWATAGSTLLTLAFLVTVLPPVLPASVPALLMLASQAFFPAAVAVVVLRQQMWGLRLAVRRALVWYLMTAGVIAGYSAGVTVLDRVLPDASSAPRIVVTAAIAVAFQPVRQWVQRGVDRLVHGDSPEPLMRRVAHSLHSSAELGPVIAAALRLAEVLVTADGPEPPPRAGGTPVTVPLTSGGRPVGYLHAWPRPGELLGGRVTDALTGLAPVVAAVVDLARTNEELTRSRRRLAEARDEERRALRRDLHDGLGPALSGIGLGLAATRNLLHRDPARADDLLERLIAELTTRAEDVRDLAHGLLPPVLADGGLEPAVGTLRDQYARAGLDIAVHVPVPLDPLPGSVATAAYGVTAEAVRNVHRHAGVNHCTVTLERRPDLLRVVVTDHGQGPPVGSTRGVGLHAMRERADGIGGTLTIGPADPRGTMVRLTIPLELP, from the coding sequence ATGTCGACTCCCCGCCCGCCCGACCGGATCGCCGCCTGGGTGGTCCTCGCCGTCACCACCGGGTGCACCACCGCCGCGATCGTGATGTGGTGTGTCGCGCTGCCGGCGTTCACCGACACCCAGCTGTACTCGCTGGTGGACCTCATGGACGGGATCGTCTACGGCGGCGTCGCATGGCTCGTGCTGAGCCGGCGACGCACCGGCGGTCGGCTCGCCGGGTGGATCGTCGCGGCCGCCGGGGTCGGCGGGTCCCTGTCCGCGTTCGCCGCCCAGTGGGACCTGCTGGCCGACGGCCCGTACTGGTTGCTGTCCGCGCATCACTGGGCCTGGGTTCCCGGCCTGTACGCGCTGGTCGTGGTGATGCCGTGGCTGCTGCCGGAACGGACGCCGACCCGCGTCGAGCGGGTCGCGGTCGCCGTCGGGCTCGGATACGTGGCGCTGATGTGGGTCCTCGTGCTGACCGCGCCGCCACCACGCGGCCTGGTCCCGCTCGGGCCCACCGCCACGGCGGTCCGCGCCGCGCTCGCCGGGTCGGTCGGGTACGCCCTGGTGCTGCTCGGTCTGCTCGCCGCGGCGGCCTGCGCGTGGCGCTGGAGGCACGGCCCGCGCCAGCAGCGGCACGGCATGGGCTGGGCGACCGCGGGCAGTACGCTGCTGACCCTCGCGTTCCTGGTCACCGTGCTGCCGCCGGTGTTGCCCGCCTCGGTGCCCGCCCTGCTGATGCTCGCCTCGCAGGCGTTCTTCCCGGCGGCGGTCGCCGTGGTGGTGCTCCGCCAGCAGATGTGGGGGCTGCGGTTGGCGGTGCGGCGGGCCCTGGTCTGGTACCTGATGACCGCCGGGGTGATCGCCGGGTACAGCGCCGGGGTCACCGTGCTCGACCGGGTGCTGCCGGACGCGTCGTCCGCGCCCCGGATCGTGGTGACCGCCGCCATCGCGGTCGCCTTCCAGCCGGTGCGGCAGTGGGTGCAGCGTGGCGTGGACCGGCTGGTGCACGGCGACAGCCCGGAGCCCCTGATGCGCCGGGTCGCCCACAGCCTGCACAGCTCCGCCGAGCTGGGGCCGGTGATCGCCGCCGCGCTGCGCCTCGCCGAGGTGCTGGTCACCGCCGACGGGCCCGAGCCGCCCCCGCGTGCCGGGGGCACGCCGGTGACCGTGCCGCTGACCAGTGGAGGTCGCCCGGTCGGGTACCTGCACGCCTGGCCGCGTCCGGGGGAACTGCTCGGCGGCCGGGTCACCGACGCGCTCACCGGGCTCGCCCCGGTGGTCGCCGCCGTGGTGGATCTCGCCCGGACCAACGAGGAGCTGACCCGCTCGCGGCGACGGCTCGCCGAGGCCCGCGACGAGGAGCGCCGGGCCCTGCGTCGGGACCTGCACGACGGGCTCGGCCCGGCGCTGAGCGGCATCGGTCTCGGCCTCGCCGCCACCCGCAACCTGCTGCACCGCGACCCGGCCCGCGCGGACGACCTGCTGGAGCGGCTGATCGCCGAGCTGACCACGCGCGCCGAGGACGTCCGGGACCTGGCGCACGGCCTGTTGCCGCCGGTGCTCGCCGACGGCGGCCTGGAACCCGCGGTGGGCACCCTGCGCGACCAGTACGCGCGGGCCGGGCTGGACATCGCCGTGCACGTCCCGGTGCCGCTCGACCCGCTGCCCGGCTCGGTCGCCACCGCCGCCTACGGAGTGACCGCCGAGGCGGTGCGCAACGTGCACCGGCACGCCGGGGTGAACCACTGCACGGTCACCCTGGAGCGGCGGCCGGACCTGCTGCGGGTCGTCGTCACCGACCACGGTCAGGGCCCGCCCGTCGGGTCGACCCGGGGCGTCGGCCTGCACGCGATGCGGGAACGGGCCGACGGCATCGGTGGAACCCTCACCATCGGCCCGGCCGACCCACGCGGCACCATGGTGCGGCTGACCATCCCCCTGGAGCTGCCGTGA
- a CDS encoding cupin-like domain-containing protein, translating into MTTLHAPTRLGDTWREWLAENLAMGASVDEARAAAVAGCGDADAVDAELAELTGHPYFAVCRRLALRYDWMESVLDTYRALRNSDGGGTLERRADLTPEEFFSRYYFGNRPVVIEGLMTDWPALEWTLESLATKCGDAQVEVMTGRDANPDHAWQYDRHRTTMPFRDYLTALGSGVRTNDYYMVPRNENWSGPLRPLAADVRPPAGIVDPSAVGHLLLGPAGTVTPLHVDNSSVLLCQVLGRKHVRLVPSYERHLVYPRGGTFSAVDAADPDPVRHPRFAEATVLETVLEPGQMLLVPVGWWHWVEALDVSATVTFHHFCTPGQNHKMATPPAAGQDD; encoded by the coding sequence ATGACGACGCTGCACGCCCCGACCCGGCTCGGCGACACCTGGCGGGAGTGGCTCGCCGAGAACCTGGCCATGGGCGCCTCCGTCGACGAGGCGCGGGCGGCCGCCGTCGCCGGGTGCGGGGACGCCGACGCGGTCGACGCGGAACTGGCCGAACTCACCGGCCACCCGTACTTCGCCGTGTGCCGCCGGCTCGCGCTGCGCTACGACTGGATGGAGTCCGTGCTGGACACCTACCGGGCGCTGCGCAACAGCGACGGGGGCGGCACGCTGGAGCGTCGCGCCGACCTCACGCCGGAGGAGTTCTTCTCCCGGTACTACTTCGGGAACCGGCCGGTCGTGATCGAGGGCCTGATGACGGACTGGCCCGCCCTGGAGTGGACGCTGGAGAGCCTGGCCACGAAGTGCGGCGACGCCCAGGTCGAGGTGATGACCGGTCGGGACGCCAACCCGGACCACGCCTGGCAGTACGACCGGCACCGCACCACCATGCCGTTCCGCGACTACCTGACGGCCCTCGGTTCCGGCGTCCGCACCAACGACTACTACATGGTCCCCCGCAACGAGAACTGGTCCGGACCGCTGCGGCCACTCGCCGCCGACGTACGGCCCCCGGCGGGGATCGTGGACCCGTCGGCCGTCGGGCACCTGCTGCTCGGCCCGGCCGGCACGGTCACGCCGCTGCACGTGGACAACAGCAGCGTGCTGCTCTGTCAGGTGCTCGGCCGCAAACACGTCCGGCTCGTGCCGTCGTACGAACGACACCTCGTCTACCCCCGGGGCGGCACGTTCAGCGCGGTCGACGCGGCCGACCCGGACCCCGTCCGGCATCCACGGTTCGCCGAGGCGACCGTGCTGGAAACCGTCCTGGAACCCGGTCAGATGCTGCTCGTCCCGGTGGGCTGGTGGCACTGGGTGGAGGCCCTGGACGTCAGCGCCACGGTCACGTTCCACCATTTCTGCACGCCGGGGCAGAACCACAAGATGGCGACGCCGCCCGCCGCGGGCCAGGACGACTGA
- a CDS encoding nitrate- and nitrite sensing domain-containing protein: MNSHDWPIRTKLTALVVVPVAALLALWIFATTLALGPALDLLAARTLLRDLGLPGDRVVVELQRERRLSVVHLAGPGEVTGLSEQRQRTDEAVAELRSRAGGRDLRDAADDLVDARLDRLFTALEALPAGRRYIDRRQVDRTGAHGLYTDMLDTLFQTYSAMATGPDVDLTRQARAISTLGQARELLGQADSLAAGAFTAGRFARGEHAALVQTIGNQRYVTAVAVDDLPAATHTAFQRLTEGADFLRLRRMQDELVAADPGDPPSVDARTWQTTHDVVQRQLRDFELAEAEALTERSVPAALGILGRLAAAGLLGLVAVVVSLVVALRVGRSLVRRLTGVRTAATELAERRLPDVVARLRRGAEVDVAREAPLLEFGTDEIGQVGQAFAAVQRTAVQSAVDEAALRHGLNQVFLNIARRTQGLVHRQLALLDRMERRTEDPEELAELFGVDHLATRMRRHAEALVILAGAAPGRGWRNPVAVLDVVRGAISEVEAYDRVDIAPVRPAAVVGRAVGDVIHLLAELIENATAFSSPESRVRVHGEMLPNGYAVEISDRGLGMTADAIEEANRRLARSPEFDPATSARLGHFVVARLAARHGVRVRLTAGAQGGTTAVVLLPPDLMTTEPPRPTVDRSGDRMAKVTKLSTLPRPRSIRSARRRPEPPSVVPLTAARSGPAEIPVGPDGLPRRVRQRGPARQSRRPVPVEPSPRTPEQVRAAMAALQSGTARGRRAGAYPAESTPAPSAVDGPAAGPSATGAGPVDAPTVPAAPAVPAEATADQPTTELPRVRPGGASVETVTGRGRDG; encoded by the coding sequence ATGAACTCCCACGACTGGCCGATCCGCACCAAGCTGACCGCGCTGGTCGTCGTCCCGGTGGCCGCCCTCCTGGCACTGTGGATCTTCGCCACCACACTGGCCCTCGGGCCGGCCCTCGACCTGCTCGCCGCCCGCACCCTGCTGCGGGACCTGGGCCTGCCCGGTGACCGGGTGGTGGTCGAGCTGCAACGGGAGCGCCGGCTCTCGGTGGTGCACCTCGCCGGCCCCGGCGAGGTGACCGGGCTGTCCGAGCAGCGGCAGCGGACCGACGAGGCGGTGGCCGAGCTGCGGAGCCGGGCCGGCGGCCGGGACCTGCGGGACGCCGCCGACGACCTGGTCGACGCCCGCCTCGACCGGCTGTTCACCGCCCTGGAGGCGCTGCCCGCCGGGCGGAGGTACATCGACCGGCGGCAGGTGGACCGGACCGGCGCGCACGGTCTCTACACCGACATGCTCGACACCCTGTTCCAGACCTACTCCGCCATGGCCACCGGTCCGGACGTCGACCTGACCCGGCAGGCGCGGGCGATCAGCACTCTCGGCCAGGCCCGGGAACTGCTCGGCCAGGCCGACTCGCTCGCCGCCGGGGCGTTCACCGCCGGCCGGTTCGCCCGGGGCGAGCACGCCGCCCTCGTGCAGACCATCGGCAACCAGCGGTACGTCACCGCCGTCGCCGTCGACGACCTGCCGGCGGCCACCCACACCGCCTTCCAGCGGCTGACCGAGGGGGCGGACTTCCTCCGGCTGCGGCGCATGCAGGACGAGCTGGTCGCCGCCGATCCCGGCGACCCGCCGTCGGTGGACGCCCGGACCTGGCAGACCACCCACGACGTCGTGCAGCGCCAGCTGCGGGACTTCGAGCTGGCCGAGGCGGAGGCGCTGACCGAGCGGTCGGTGCCGGCGGCCCTCGGCATCCTCGGTCGGCTCGCCGCCGCCGGACTGCTCGGCCTGGTGGCCGTGGTGGTCTCCCTGGTGGTGGCGTTGCGGGTCGGCCGTTCCCTGGTGCGGCGGCTGACCGGGGTCCGGACGGCCGCGACCGAACTGGCCGAACGGCGACTGCCCGACGTGGTGGCCCGACTGCGTCGGGGCGCGGAGGTCGACGTCGCCCGGGAGGCCCCGCTCCTGGAGTTCGGCACCGACGAGATCGGTCAGGTCGGGCAGGCGTTCGCCGCCGTCCAGCGGACCGCGGTCCAGTCGGCCGTGGACGAGGCGGCCCTGCGGCACGGGCTCAACCAGGTCTTCCTCAACATCGCCCGGCGCACCCAGGGGCTGGTGCACCGGCAGCTCGCCCTGCTCGACCGGATGGAACGTCGTACCGAGGACCCGGAGGAGCTGGCCGAGCTGTTCGGCGTCGACCACCTCGCCACCCGGATGCGTCGGCACGCCGAGGCCCTGGTCATCCTCGCCGGGGCGGCGCCCGGGCGGGGCTGGCGCAACCCGGTCGCCGTGCTCGACGTCGTCCGGGGGGCGATCTCGGAGGTCGAGGCGTACGACCGGGTGGACATCGCCCCGGTGCGGCCGGCGGCGGTGGTCGGCCGGGCCGTCGGCGACGTGATCCACCTGCTGGCCGAGCTGATCGAGAACGCCACCGCCTTCTCCTCTCCGGAGAGCCGGGTGCGGGTCCACGGCGAGATGCTGCCCAACGGGTACGCCGTGGAGATCTCCGACCGGGGCCTCGGGATGACCGCCGACGCGATCGAGGAGGCCAACCGCCGACTCGCCCGGTCCCCGGAGTTCGACCCGGCGACCAGCGCCCGCCTGGGTCACTTCGTGGTGGCCCGGCTCGCGGCCCGACACGGTGTCCGGGTCCGGCTGACCGCCGGCGCGCAGGGCGGGACGACCGCCGTGGTGCTCCTACCGCCCGACCTGATGACCACCGAGCCGCCGCGACCGACCGTCGACCGGTCCGGCGACCGGATGGCCAAGGTGACGAAGCTGAGCACGCTGCCCCGTCCCCGCTCGATCCGCTCGGCGCGCCGGCGGCCGGAGCCGCCCTCGGTGGTGCCGCTGACCGCGGCGCGGTCGGGGCCGGCCGAGATCCCGGTCGGCCCGGACGGGCTGCCCCGGCGGGTCCGGCAGCGGGGCCCGGCCCGGCAGTCCCGCCGTCCGGTTCCCGTCGAACCGTCGCCGCGCACGCCCGAGCAGGTGCGGGCGGCGATGGCGGCGCTCCAGTCGGGCACCGCCCGGGGCCGGCGCGCGGGCGCATACCCGGCCGAGTCCACCCCCGCGCCGTCGGCGGTGGACGGGCCTGCCGCCGGGCCGTCCGCCACCGGCGCCGGGCCGGTCGACGCCCCCACGGTGCCGGCCGCCCCGGCCGTGCCGGCCGAGGCGACGGCGGACCAACCGACCACGGAGCTACCCCGGGTGCGGCCCGGTGGAGCGTCCGTCGAAACTGTCACCGGACGTGGAAGGGACGGGTAG
- a CDS encoding roadblock/LC7 domain-containing protein, whose product MVQPTRQATDLDWLLDELVDRVPAAQQAVVLSADGLLMGASAGLERDAAEHFCAMASGFASLAKGASRHFAAGPVRQTVVEMESAYLFVTSAGQGACLAVLSDADSDIGLVAYEMAMLVTRVGETLSAPSRASTGVADAG is encoded by the coding sequence GTGGTGCAACCCACGAGGCAGGCCACCGATCTCGACTGGCTGCTCGACGAACTGGTGGACCGGGTGCCGGCCGCCCAGCAGGCGGTGGTCCTCTCCGCGGACGGGTTGCTCATGGGAGCCTCCGCCGGGCTGGAACGGGACGCGGCCGAGCACTTCTGCGCCATGGCGTCCGGCTTCGCCAGCCTGGCGAAGGGGGCCAGCCGGCACTTCGCCGCCGGACCGGTGCGTCAGACGGTGGTCGAGATGGAGTCGGCGTACCTCTTCGTCACCTCCGCCGGCCAGGGCGCTTGCCTGGCCGTGCTCAGCGACGCCGACTCGGACATCGGCCTGGTGGCGTACGAGATGGCCATGCTGGTGACCCGGGTCGGCGAGACACTCAGCGCCCCGTCCCGGGCCTCGACGGGCGTGGCCGATGCAGGCTGA
- a CDS encoding DUF742 domain-containing protein translates to MQAEPPGPRHEWLDDEAGPVVRPYAVTGGRVSPAAGDFDLVAFVLATRDTDPDDHPHLHPEHRHLVELAVEPVSVAELAAHLDLAIGVVRVLLGDLLTGGLVTVHEPPSTAYLPDDNILKAVANGLRAL, encoded by the coding sequence ATGCAGGCTGAGCCGCCGGGGCCCCGGCACGAGTGGCTGGACGACGAGGCCGGCCCGGTCGTCCGCCCGTACGCCGTCACCGGTGGACGGGTGAGCCCGGCCGCCGGTGACTTCGACCTGGTCGCGTTCGTGCTGGCCACCCGGGACACCGACCCGGACGACCACCCCCACCTGCACCCGGAGCACCGGCACCTGGTCGAGCTGGCCGTCGAGCCGGTGTCGGTGGCGGAACTCGCCGCCCACCTCGACCTTGCCATCGGCGTGGTCCGGGTGCTCCTCGGTGACCTGCTCACCGGCGGACTCGTCACCGTGCACGAGCCGCCGTCCACTGCGTACCTTCCCGACGACAACATCCTCAAGGCGGTGGCGAATGGACTCCGTGCACTCTGA
- a CDS encoding GTP-binding protein, whose translation MDSVHSDRDGSGQRVPLALKILIAGGFGAGKTTLVSALSEVRPLQTEEVLTSAGVGTDDTFGVEGKSTTTVAMDFGRITINEDLQVYLFGTPGQDRFWFLWDELAFGALGAVVLADTRRLADCFPSVDYFEQRGIPFVVGVNCFDGSRRFSLNSVRHALDLDPDVPLVLCDARDRQSGKLVLVALVEHVAAQRGEPAA comes from the coding sequence ATGGACTCCGTGCACTCTGACCGTGACGGATCCGGCCAGCGGGTTCCGCTGGCACTGAAGATCCTGATCGCCGGGGGCTTCGGGGCCGGCAAGACGACCCTGGTGAGTGCGCTGAGCGAGGTCCGTCCGTTGCAGACCGAGGAAGTGCTCACCAGTGCCGGCGTCGGCACCGACGACACCTTCGGCGTGGAGGGCAAGTCCACCACCACGGTTGCCATGGACTTCGGTCGGATCACCATCAACGAGGACCTCCAGGTCTACCTCTTCGGCACGCCGGGGCAGGACCGGTTCTGGTTCCTCTGGGACGAGCTGGCCTTCGGCGCGCTGGGCGCGGTGGTGCTCGCCGACACCCGTCGGCTGGCCGACTGCTTCCCCTCGGTGGACTACTTCGAGCAGCGCGGCATCCCGTTCGTGGTCGGGGTGAACTGCTTCGACGGCTCCCGCCGGTTCAGCCTCAACTCGGTGCGGCACGCGCTGGACCTCGACCCGGACGTGCCGCTGGTGCTCTGCGACGCCCGCGACCGCCAGTCCGGCAAGCTGGTGCTGGTCGCCCTGGTGGAGCACGTCGCCGCGCAGCGCGGCGAGCCGGCCGCCTGA